A window of Chaetodon auriga isolate fChaAug3 chromosome 2, fChaAug3.hap1, whole genome shotgun sequence contains these coding sequences:
- the abhd14a gene encoding protein ABHD14A isoform X2: MEPSLETQRMGLMTTPNPPLQTINVSIRTGQLPGDPPLFFREALPVDGAGRQILPRLQVVLLHGQAFTSKTWEELGTMALLATNGYQALAMDLPGYGKSPDSEALKTDQNRVDLLSRFMESLGVRAAVLLSPSMSGHYSIPFLMKNSAQLHGFIPIAPVGTRSYTPQQYQNIQTPTLIVFGALDTNLGAQSHKNLIQLPHHFVLKLEGARHACYMDKPREFHQGLIDFLSKLK; the protein is encoded by the exons ATGGAGCCATCTCTTGAAACTCAAAGAATGGGTCTGATGACCACCCCTAATCCTCCGCTTCAAACCATCAACGTGTCCATTCGCACCGGACAGCTGCCCGGGGACCCTCCACTGTTCTTCAGAGAGGCTTTACCTGTTGATGGAGCTGGACGACAAATATTGCCAAG GCTGCAAGTGGTCCTCCTGCACGGCCAGGCCTTCACATCCAAAACATGGGAAGAACTCGGCACGATGGCCCTACTAGCAACTAATGGATATCAGGCCTTAGCGATGGACCTGCCAG GCTATGGAAAATCACCAGACTCGGAGGCTCTGAAGACGGACCAGAATCGGGTGGACCTCCTTTCCAGGTTCATGGAGTCTTTGGGTGTCAGGGCAGCTGTGCTTTTGAGCCCCTCCATGAGCGGACATTACTCCATCCCCTTCCTCATGAAGAACAGCGCTCAGCTACATGGCTTCATCCCCATAGCGCCAGTTGGCACCCGAAGTTACACTCCACAGCAATACCAAAATATTCAG actccCACTCTGATTGTGTTTGGAGCCCTGGACACAAATCTGGGTGCCCAGTCCCACAAGAACCTCATACAACTGCCACATCACTTTGTGCTGAAGTTAGAAGGCGCTCGCCATGCCTGCTACATGGACAAACCCAGAGAATTTCACCAAGGATTGATCGACTTCCTCAGCAAACTGAAGTGA
- the abhd14a gene encoding protein ABHD14A isoform X1 has translation MYFFRNRLVVLGLVLLATLLLYLLLPSIRQGSMEPSLETQRMGLMTTPNPPLQTINVSIRTGQLPGDPPLFFREALPVDGAGRQILPRLQVVLLHGQAFTSKTWEELGTMALLATNGYQALAMDLPGYGKSPDSEALKTDQNRVDLLSRFMESLGVRAAVLLSPSMSGHYSIPFLMKNSAQLHGFIPIAPVGTRSYTPQQYQNIQTPTLIVFGALDTNLGAQSHKNLIQLPHHFVLKLEGARHACYMDKPREFHQGLIDFLSKLK, from the exons ATGTATTTCTTCCGTAATCGTCTTGTTGTTCTGGGCCTGGTGTTGTTGGCCACGTTACTGCTGTACCTGCTGCTGCCATCCATTCGCCAGGGCAGCATGGAGCCATCTCTTGAAACTCAAAGAATGGGTCTGATGACCACCCCTAATCCTCCGCTTCAAACCATCAACGTGTCCATTCGCACCGGACAGCTGCCCGGGGACCCTCCACTGTTCTTCAGAGAGGCTTTACCTGTTGATGGAGCTGGACGACAAATATTGCCAAG GCTGCAAGTGGTCCTCCTGCACGGCCAGGCCTTCACATCCAAAACATGGGAAGAACTCGGCACGATGGCCCTACTAGCAACTAATGGATATCAGGCCTTAGCGATGGACCTGCCAG GCTATGGAAAATCACCAGACTCGGAGGCTCTGAAGACGGACCAGAATCGGGTGGACCTCCTTTCCAGGTTCATGGAGTCTTTGGGTGTCAGGGCAGCTGTGCTTTTGAGCCCCTCCATGAGCGGACATTACTCCATCCCCTTCCTCATGAAGAACAGCGCTCAGCTACATGGCTTCATCCCCATAGCGCCAGTTGGCACCCGAAGTTACACTCCACAGCAATACCAAAATATTCAG actccCACTCTGATTGTGTTTGGAGCCCTGGACACAAATCTGGGTGCCCAGTCCCACAAGAACCTCATACAACTGCCACATCACTTTGTGCTGAAGTTAGAAGGCGCTCGCCATGCCTGCTACATGGACAAACCCAGAGAATTTCACCAAGGATTGATCGACTTCCTCAGCAAACTGAAGTGA